GGCTCTTTTGAATAGGAGCCGACAGATGGTGAAACTTTATGATGCGTTGGGACACACGGCGATGATGGCCCGTTTCGAAAAGCGGCAAGAGGCTTGGCGCCAGGTGGGGGAACCCTGGCGTGTGATGGTGGGAAGAAACGGCCTTGGTAAAGAGCGGGAGGGGGACGGCAAGACGCCCACCGGGATTTTCTTGCTTGAAGATGTGTACGGATACCGGCAGACAGCGACGAAGATGCCCTTTTTCCTGATGGCAGACGACAATCTGATCTGCGTCGACGATACCCGCTCGAGGTACTACAACCGAATCGTCGACAAAAGGCGTGTCGTGAAGGACTTCGGAAGTTACGAAACGATGCACAGAGAGGACGGACTCTACGAGATTGTCGTGACGATGGGATACAACCGTGAAAAGACTCCCGGGAAAGGTTCGTGCATATTCTTGCATAT
This genomic interval from Hydrogenimonas urashimensis contains the following:
- a CDS encoding L,D-transpeptidase family protein, which produces MVKLYDALGHTAMMARFEKRQEAWRQVGEPWRVMVGRNGLGKEREGDGKTPTGIFLLEDVYGYRQTATKMPFFLMADDNLICVDDTRSRYYNRIVDKRRVVKDFGSYETMHREDGLYEIVVTMGYNREKTPGKGSCIFLHIANGDKPTAGCVAMEKKRLSALVAWLDPAKKPVIVVERWTPAARFARLYR